The following DNA comes from Nicotiana sylvestris chromosome 10, ASM39365v2, whole genome shotgun sequence.
TTATCACCTTCCATATACCAATCATCACAAAGCTTGGAAATAGTATAGATATTTCCCTGGAATGCATACACTATTATATCAAATTAACTATAAGAAGAATGCTAACTAGCTATTAGAAGGACTGAGAAAAAAGATGTTTGTGCAGATATATTGCACATTATGCTcctaattttataaaattatgcCCAAATCAGACAATGCAGTAACTCTAGGTTCTACAAGAATAGGACTAACCTAAGCCACTCTATCTTTGCAAACAAACAAATTTAAGtggaaaaaattgaagaactttACTTACTGTTGTGGGAGAAATAGTCGAAGGAGAAGCGAAGAACCCCGCAAACTGTTTTGGTATTGTCCCTTCTTTCATTATCATATATGCCTTGAAAGCATTCATCATTTGATTGAGAGCATTCATCATTTGATTGTGAGCATTCATTATTTGAATAAGGTTCTGTTGGCATTGGGACGAACATGAACCTTCACTACTTGAAGCACTTGTACCACCAAAACGAGGTCTTACTTGTTTAAAAACTCTACTGGGGACAGGTCCTAATCCCAAGTACCGCACCCTTCCAGAGTGCTCTTTTACTAGCACCTTACCAACGGCATCATTTGGAAAAATTTGAGATTCGTCCATGGTGCTTTGGCTCAAAGATATCTCAATTTTTTCCTACACATACAAAACTCATTATTACAATTAAACTAATAGGAATATGTAAAGAGACTAATTAAACCAATAGGAATATGTAAACCAATACAAAACTCAATTTTTGCCAACTGattcttgagaaatatttttaGTACGTTTTTTAGTTTGGGTCCAATTTGTGAAGCATGAAATATGTAAAGAGACATTTCTTGGCTCCCTTTTCCATAAACTTGTTTGAGTAAGTTGGCAGTTAGAGTTCAAATTGATAGTTGACGAATAACGAGAATCACCATGAGTAAGAATGGAAAAGTAGGGTATTGAATTTCCTATGACTGATATGAAATAGAAGAAGTGATATAGGAAATGGACAGAGTTAGCTAATTCACTTGTTTAGGCTGATGACAAGTTTCTATAAGGCATGCAATAAGTCTTTCAATACATTTGTGATCTCAAATGATCAAGTTTTTCGATACAAAGACCAGCATTAGTCTGCTTCAGTTATGTAGCTTACTCCTTATTCCTCATGATTTCTTTTTTGAGATAAGCTAAGAATTCACAGAAACTTACGCATATTTCTTTTGCTTCTTTATACTGGTAATCAACAAAAGAAATCCATTGATCCCGCGGAACTCCATCCGACACATTATCAATAATCTCAGCTCTACTTTTAAGTGGGTGTTCATATGCACTCCACAAGTTAAGCTTATTTGCAGCCCATTTCTTTCCAATAGATTTATAAACATGTTGCCGCGCAACTGACTCAGTTGTCTTAAAGAAGAACTTGGGCttcaagaataaaatatttgTTAGCATATCTATTACATGCAAATGTAAAGTTAAAAGACAAAATAGAGATATAGTTGTCcttctccaaaaaaaaaatcagtgATATAGTTGTAAGAATATAGAGCTTATacctttataatttgatcgaagACGCGGTTGAAGTATGACAACGGTAAACTAGACCATTTCTCATAATGGATTGGAAATAAAGTGCAGTCACATGCTAAAATTTCACAAAAGCCTGAAAGTAGGTTGTGTGCATCTCCAAATGGTTCATCTAGGTAATCAAAATCAACCACGATACGTTCTTCACATGTTAAATTTAGCACTTCCTT
Coding sequences within:
- the LOC104219305 gene encoding uncharacterized protein, translated to MEYEIKVSLYKGLRAHKPRGEQKQFSGEFDSEKTNNRGDKERTKDIYSSKLKSHYKLGLTSWDYDRTRDMSRSIHSTSHSAPMDQPTLHAAPTFQLASQPSQSVYSTSQLAPMDQTASQPAPTVYSASLPSWSVHSTSHPAPTHQNSSQPAPTFQTTSRKHSGSHWTIEAIHSEENVKKLKVKVKEVLNLTCEERIVVDFDYLDEPFGDAHNLLSGFCEILACDCTLFPIHYEKWSSLPLSYFNRVFDQIIKPKFFFKTTESVARQHVYKSIGKKWAANKLNLWSAYEHPLKSRAEIIDNVSDGVPRDQWISFVDYQYKEAKEICEKIEISLSQSTMDESQIFPNDAVGKVLVKEHSGRVRYLGLGPVPSRVFKQVRPRFGGTSASSSEGSCSSQCQQNLIQIMNAHNQMMNALNQMMNAFKAYMIMKEGTIPKQFAGFFASPSTISPTTPSDVDNGPLSPMGARRSCGDSNSSDNR